The Ochotona princeps isolate mOchPri1 chromosome 1, mOchPri1.hap1, whole genome shotgun sequence genome has a segment encoding these proteins:
- the PRR18 gene encoding proline-rich protein 18 — translation MPFPPRPPPPAPGSGGAAARSPPRRPCAPPVAAAEKKRKPPERPAAPLSSSWPSATLKRPPGRRGLVPGPSRTQPQAPPRSPRQASPVRAGARATCATPRPAAHGQNSAATAGTGPGPDDPLHFSLNLTPEAILVIQRRHLEKQLLVRPRRPFPSPSGPGSRARAAGPRKGGPTTSGSDAPPAGLAYRPAQRTPRLSGSPRPADLRQMLKVSLLNERHRYDDVDYEEEPVAPDEGVMRKCTEWLRGVESAVTGRERAGRLGSLPHMSTL, via the coding sequence ATGCCCTTCCCGCCcaggccgccgccgcccgccccaGGCTCGGGGGGTGCCGCCGCGCGATCGCCTCCTCGGAGACCCTGCGCGCCGCCCGTGGCTGCGGCGGAGAAGAAGAGGAAGCCCCCGGAGCGGCCCGCGGCACCCCTCTCCAGCTCCTGGCCCTCAGCCACGCTCAAGAGGCCGCCGGGCCGACGCGGCCTCGTCCCCGGCCCGAGCAGGACGCAGCCGCAGGCCCCTCCGCGCTCCCCACGCCAGGCCTCGCCGGTCCGCGCGGGGGCCCGGGCCACGTGCGCCACGCCCCGGCCGGCTGCTCACGGCCAGAACTCGGCGGCAACGGCCGGCACGGGTCCCGGGCCCGACGACCCGCTGCACTTCTCGCTGAACCTCACGCCCGAGGCCATCCTGGTGATCCAGAGGCGccacctggagaagcagctgcTGGTGCGGCCGCGCAGGCCCTTCCCCTCGCCCTCGGGCCCGGGATCCCGCGCCAGGGCTGCCGGCCCGCGGAAGGGTGGCCCCACCACCAGCGGCTCCGACGCGCCCCCGGCGGGTCTCGCTTACCGCCCTGCGCAGCGCACCCCACGGCTGTCCGGCAGCCCGCGGCCCGCCGACCTGCGCCAGATGCTCAAGGTGTCCCTGCTCAACGAGCGGCACCGGTACGACGACGTGGACTACGAGGAGGAGCCCGTGGCCCCCGATGAAGGCGTGATGCGCAAGTGCACCGAGTGGCTGCGCGGGGTGGAGTCGGCGGTCACCGGCCGGGAGCGCGCAGGGCGCCTGGGCAGCCTCCCGCACATGAGCACACTGTAA